From Impatiens glandulifera chromosome 7, dImpGla2.1, whole genome shotgun sequence:
AggtaaaataagtttaaaataatcagAACGAGAACAAAAGTGAATGACACAAACAACGAAGTTTAGATCACCTTGAAATTAGAAATAATGATACTTTCTCTTATACAATGCATTATCTTTGACACATTAACCCATTTCTTTCACAAGTGGGAATTTTGCTTCCACGTTCGAATGAGTGAGTTTTCATTCAAGAtaatttcatttcaaacaaTCTCCATATCATTTTGAACCCTTGAAAATACTCTTACGTTTCTCTCcatcaaaatatgataaacaatgtttgtaaaataacaTTTGAAGACATTTGAACTAAAGTCATTACCCTTTGTTTTGATGATTGTCATTTTCTTGATATCATTCAAATCTTTTGGAAAGCTAAGAAGACTCATTAATGTGAAGAACTTACCCCAAAGCAAGGAAGCAAATGTGCAATCCTCAAAGAGATGGTCAATGATTTCCTCATTTCCAATACAAATGAGGCAGTTAGAGATCTGGGATATTGATATACTTTTTAATTCGATCGCGCATGTTAAGTCATTTGCGGAATGACAACCACAAAATGAGTTGGTCTAAAAATAACTTTCGTGGACCACACTGAATGGGACAATAGAACTATCTCTCTTCTATCACGAACAATATTCCATAAATCTATGCTGATCCCGAGTCAAATCTGCCTTCATTTTCAACCCTCCAAACTCGATATATCAAGTAAGTAAAGGAGCCGTTCCCAAATAGATGGTCAATGGTGTAGTAAGAATTTGTATtcctaaaaaaaagaaaacaaaaaaaataaattttgacgACATGTTTGATAAATAGTTCTTTCCTTTTTCTCATATCAAATACTCAATTTTATGTATTGTGTAATAATTTACCAATAACAACAAATGTATTGAAGCTGATGAACTCAATAATAAGGTCTGGAATGAACGGCTGTTCtaaaatgatgtttaaattTCTGAATATGAATCCTAACTacaattttcaaaatcttgagtttaaatttgtaaaatttagaCTTTACATggaaattataaaagtttactttagttatacattattatttagttatatatataattaaatatttttataaatctatctttttttaaaatatacataattaagtataaaattaatagttataaatagttatatttattaaattaattattaatttaataaataatatttttcttttcaattttaaatacaaatttactTTTTATCTATAAAATCGCAATTAGAGATCTCATCCATATACTCATACATAGGTATAAATATGTGTTACACATCGCTGCCACATCAAAAGTAAATTATACTTATCAATTTATACTCCTATCAAAAGTAAATTATACCTATCAATTATGCCACATTAAATTGTCAATAATTTGTGtgcaaaattttaattaagaaatgaaaaaCGAGTACAATGTTAAACTAAATCACaataatacatgaaaaaaaatacactACTAAATCATATTTTGTTACTAATTCTGGTAACGCGCCCAAACATGCTCAATCAAGTCCGATCGAAGTTGTTAATGCATTTGTTTGTCATGTAGTGCAACCCGTCTCTTGCTATACTCAATAAATCCTCCGACAGGACCTTAAAATATCTCTTGAATTGTATTGTTGTCATCGAGTTCCTCCGACCAGTTGAATGTTGTATCCCCTTCATCTTCAATTATCATGTTATGCAAAATAATACATGTATACATGATATCCTTTAAAAACTGTAATAAAACggtcatatttttaattgatgaaaaaaacggtcatttttttcaaataaaagaaatccacattttattaataaaaaaaaattaaaaaacaaaaattttacagggacaattaaaaaacaaaaattttacaGGGACCAAAAAGACATCAGATCGATGGGGactcttatttataaattaactcaTACCTACTCATTTTATTAGTTGAGATCAATCTTtggatttaagattttttaccAATTTGTTAGGGAAAATGCTAATGAACAGAGACACATGTTATGTACAAAACTTTTTGTGAAGTTAAACTAATCTTCTAGAAGCTCATGCATGTAGCTTTTACACTGGTTGAAGAAAGAATTACATGAGATTGGATGAAACTTTGCAAACAAGTAACTAGTTttgaatatttcctttttcCCTTTCTTAAGGGCAAGAGAATGGATACAACAAATGAGGTGGGAGACACAATTATGTAACCAAAAGAGactcaaaaaaagaaaattagtaATAATGATGATGACATTTTCAGTTAGACCATACATGGACTAAGCCATGACTGTTGCCAGTGTAGATTTCATTGCGATCTTCGTCGTAGAAAAGAGCAGTTATGTCTTCAAGTGCTTCTGCAGCAGTACTTCTCATACTCAAAGGTTGGATCCTTTTCTTAGATCTGCAAGTGTTTCCATTAGAGCAGTCGCCACAGCCACAATCCAAAACAGGAGAGCTGTTGCCTGTCCTTATTTTAGCTAGGCATTTCCCTGTCAAGATATTGCTTATATTGATAGAACCAGCTGTATGAAAAAGGCGACAAACCGTTAATAACATAGAAAAAAGGATATATAACGCATCAATCGAGTATGTTCCTCAaatgtaattataatataagaaatactCCAACTCATTTATGTGATGGCACAAGTATGTGATGGTTTGAAAAGCCTTGTTATTCCAATATTTCATCCATcaatcattcaaatcataaactaaaatacAAGAATAAATACTCTTTCTATTGTACTGCTTCACACTAATTTATCCAACATCTCATCACCAATCAGTTCTTCCATCAAATCATTAACAAAGATAACAAACTACTCTTTAGAGCTTGTTGTAAgatgtttgaaaataatttggtttatttgatGTAAAAAGTGGCTTAATTGGATAATTTTGTAGAATGGACAAAATATccttagtatttaatattttaaaatgttatagagactataaagtaagggtaatttgGTACTTGGGGTTGATAATTGAAATTATGAGATTGGAGAGTGATGGTTGATAAGATTATGGTTTTATTTGGGGAACGACCAAGCCAGGGGAGGAAAGGGGCTAAGTGTTCAGTTAGGGCGCAGGTAGTCCCTTAGAATGAACCAACAACTCCACTGCAATTCTAGCAAACCTACCTCTCTTCCCTGATTCTGTGTTGAAATAGTCCCAAATAATCCACACATCAACCAAGCTCTTTCTGTATTTTTTACAACCTCTTACCCAACTAACtcactttttaattaaagatgATTTCTTTCTAGAAATCCCCcagattattttgaaataaccccACATCAAACAATCCCTTACTTTGCATGCTAATATAGTAAAATGAAGAAGTTAATAACATGACTACAAAAGTTGTTGATCCAATTGAAAAAGTTTATAAGAATTGAATCCACGTAAGATAAAACAACACAAAAAAATAACATGCAGATAATGCGGTACGTTTGGGTATCTGAAATGGGAGTAGTAATGTATTactattcattaaaaaatagataatgaGTCTTAAGATGCATACCATTTCCTTCTGACAATGGATCGTCCGTATCAGCTTTGCAGTAAGAAATTATAAGATCCTGATCACTCgtgatatatatattgtttgtgTTGCAATCAGGATGCGACAAAAGGTGATCCTCAAATGACGTCACAAGTTCTCCACGGAAGTTCCAAACAGCCACTGTACTATCTCTAAACGTCAGGAACAACTGGTTCTCATAGAGAAATATAAACGCTGATGGAGTCTTAAACTTAGCTTTGCTAACTTCAGTCAGCTCGGAATTGCGAACCTGTAAATAATAACACTCAGATATTTAAAGATTGttcatataaatatgtattgGTACCACAAAGAAGGCTCCTTACATCCAAAATCTGGAGATTCTCATCTTCCTGCTTGACAAGAAGCTTTTCATTGAACTGCTCAATGAAATCTACATTTTTATTTCGGTGAAGTAGATGATTGAAAGATTTAAGGACTGTACCATCCTCTATTGAAAGAATCTTCAGAGGTACATGGCCACTAGCTTTGAAAATTAACAACATTATGCCTGGGCTGCTCTCATGATAAAATAACATGGTCAGTATGACAAGCACATAGTAGTCTAAATGAATAGACTAATAGAAGCAGACAGAA
This genomic window contains:
- the LOC124910402 gene encoding uncharacterized protein LOC124910402, whose amino-acid sequence is MEGRRITASPRPCGVRRVVAKKRPRIGVDGLVNSVKKLQKREICSKRGRAFSMSDAEERFRNIRLQEEYDTHDPKGQCGMVLSFLRKRSKIIEIVAAHDIVFALAQSGVCAAFSREANQRICFLNISPDEVIRSLFYNKNNDSLITVSVYASDNFSSLKCRTTRIEYIRRGKPDAGFALFESESLKWPGFVEFDDVNGKVLTYSAQDSIYKVFDLKNYSMLYSISDKNVQEIKISPGIMLLIFKASGHVPLKILSIEDGTVLKSFNHLLHRNKNVDFIEQFNEKLLVKQEDENLQILDVRNSELTEVSKAKFKTPSAFIFLYENQLFLTFRDSTVAVWNFRGELVTSFEDHLLSHPDCNTNNIYITSDQDLIISYCKADTDDPLSEGNAGSINISNILTGKCLAKIRTGNSSPVLDCGCGDCSNGNTCRSKKRIQPLSMRSTAAEALEDITALFYDEDRNEIYTGNSHGLVHVWSN